One genomic window of Phycisphaerales bacterium includes the following:
- the mutM gene encoding bifunctional DNA-formamidopyrimidine glycosylase/DNA-(apurinic or apyrimidinic site) lyase: protein MPELPEVEHLRRTLEPRLLGRSVVRATLHRRDVAVGPNDPPGGFARQRTPARPSRLRSTQMLEGVRVVRIDRRGKLLAVIGEDGRALGVHLGMTGQLLWAPAGGRLPTDHVHATWRLGDGSRLVFRDPRRFGGLWLAPSRGDLPPWQGLGPDALTLEPEALPAILAKARRPMKAALLDQRLLAGVGNIYADESLHRAGIHPGELACDVEAGRLVRLGRELAALLARAVRAGGSTLRDYRGAEGQAGAFQLQHAVYGRAGEPCRTCGRVLASGLLAQRTTVWCDACQRPQSTNELSTMARARAGGPMAPSLSTHSI from the coding sequence GTGCCCGAGTTGCCCGAGGTCGAACACCTGCGCCGCACGCTCGAGCCCAGGCTGCTGGGCCGATCCGTCGTCCGGGCCACCCTGCACCGCCGAGACGTGGCCGTCGGTCCCAACGACCCGCCCGGCGGGTTCGCCCGGCAGCGCACGCCGGCGCGCCCGAGTCGCCTTCGATCGACCCAGATGCTCGAGGGGGTTCGGGTCGTCCGGATCGACCGGCGAGGCAAGCTGCTGGCCGTCATCGGCGAAGATGGTCGCGCACTCGGGGTCCACCTCGGCATGACCGGGCAGCTGCTCTGGGCCCCGGCCGGCGGTCGGCTGCCGACCGACCACGTGCACGCCACCTGGCGGCTCGGTGACGGCTCGCGGCTGGTATTCCGGGATCCTCGTCGCTTCGGCGGCCTGTGGCTCGCGCCCTCGCGCGGCGACCTCCCGCCGTGGCAGGGCCTGGGCCCCGACGCCCTGACGCTTGAGCCCGAGGCGCTGCCGGCCATCCTTGCCAAGGCTCGGCGGCCCATGAAGGCAGCGCTGCTCGACCAGAGATTGCTTGCGGGCGTGGGCAACATCTATGCCGACGAGTCGCTGCACCGCGCCGGGATCCACCCCGGCGAACTGGCCTGCGACGTCGAGGCAGGCCGGCTGGTCCGGCTCGGGCGTGAACTGGCGGCGCTGCTCGCGCGGGCCGTCCGGGCGGGCGGCTCGACGCTGCGGGACTATCGCGGGGCCGAGGGGCAGGCCGGGGCGTTCCAGCTCCAGCACGCGGTGTATGGGCGGGCGGGCGAGCCCTGCCGGACGTGCGGGCGGGTGCTGGCCAGCGGTCTGCTGGCCCAGCGGACGACGGTCTGGTGCGACGCCTGCCAGCGTCCCCAATCGACCAACGAGTTGTCCACAATGGCCAGGGCCCGGGCGGGCGGGCCGATGGCCCCCTCTCTTTCTACCCACTCTATATAA
- the gatA gene encoding Asp-tRNA(Asn)/Glu-tRNA(Gln) amidotransferase subunit GatA — MARSDMIETAARLARGEQSAREAAEQALARIDRVQGELNAFVHVRRDEALREASDLDERRAAGEVLGPLAGVPVVVKDNICLGRTTCASRMLEHYDSPYEATVVHKLREAGAIIVAKANLDEFAMGGSGEHSALGPTRNPWDTDRVPGGSSSGSAAAVAAGCVSMALGSDTGGSVRQPAALCGLVGLKPTYGRVSRYGLVAFASSLDQIGTFTHSVEDAAAALSVIAGHDPHDATSAPREVEDFRAALEHDEPGQRVAVVALEAGVHPGIAAALQRAAKVLEDAGVGIDEGALANTSHGIAAYYLIAPAEASSNLARYDGVRYGRRAELREGEGLEALYTRSRSEGFGDEVKRRILLGTHALSSGYYDQFYGKAQRTRRLIKQDFERLFDAGARAVLMPTTPSPAFKLGEKLGDPLEMYLEDAFTVGASLAGLPAISVPADLVEVDGVRLPIGVQLVGRPFDEAGMLRLARTVERGLGFDARSPLASSMQT, encoded by the coding sequence ATGGCCCGGTCGGACATGATCGAGACCGCCGCCCGGCTCGCGCGGGGCGAGCAATCGGCCCGCGAGGCGGCCGAGCAGGCGCTCGCGCGCATCGATCGGGTCCAGGGCGAGCTCAACGCCTTCGTCCACGTGCGCCGCGACGAGGCGCTCCGCGAGGCGAGCGACCTCGACGAGCGGCGGGCGGCGGGCGAAGTGCTCGGGCCCCTCGCCGGCGTGCCGGTGGTGGTCAAGGACAACATCTGCCTGGGCCGAACGACCTGCGCCAGCCGGATGCTCGAGCACTACGACAGCCCCTACGAGGCGACGGTGGTGCACAAGCTCCGCGAGGCCGGCGCGATCATCGTCGCCAAGGCCAACCTCGACGAGTTCGCCATGGGCGGCAGCGGCGAGCACTCGGCGCTCGGCCCCACGCGCAACCCGTGGGACACCGATCGCGTGCCCGGCGGCAGCAGCAGCGGCAGCGCGGCGGCGGTCGCGGCCGGGTGCGTGAGCATGGCGCTGGGCAGCGACACCGGCGGCAGCGTGCGCCAGCCCGCGGCGCTGTGCGGGCTGGTCGGGCTCAAGCCGACGTACGGCCGCGTCTCTCGATACGGGCTCGTCGCCTTCGCCAGCAGCCTCGACCAGATCGGCACGTTCACGCACTCGGTCGAGGACGCGGCCGCCGCGCTGTCGGTCATCGCCGGACACGACCCCCACGACGCGACGAGCGCGCCGCGAGAGGTCGAGGACTTCCGCGCCGCACTCGAACACGACGAACCGGGCCAGCGCGTCGCGGTCGTTGCGCTCGAAGCCGGCGTGCACCCGGGTATCGCAGCAGCGCTCCAGCGGGCGGCGAAGGTACTGGAAGACGCGGGCGTCGGCATCGACGAGGGCGCGCTCGCCAATACCTCGCATGGCATCGCCGCGTACTACCTCATCGCGCCGGCCGAGGCCTCGAGCAACCTCGCGCGCTACGACGGCGTGCGCTACGGCCGCCGCGCCGAGCTGCGCGAGGGCGAGGGGCTCGAGGCGCTCTACACACGCTCCCGCAGCGAGGGATTCGGCGACGAGGTCAAGCGACGCATCCTGCTCGGCACGCACGCGCTCAGCAGCGGGTACTACGACCAGTTCTACGGCAAGGCCCAGCGCACGCGTCGGCTCATCAAGCAGGACTTCGAGCGCCTGTTCGACGCCGGCGCCCGCGCGGTGCTCATGCCCACGACGCCCAGCCCCGCGTTCAAGCTGGGCGAGAAGCTCGGCGACCCGCTCGAGATGTACCTGGAAGACGCGTTCACCGTCGGTGCGAGCCTGGCGGGCCTGCCGGCGATCAGCGTGCCGGCGGATCTCGTCGAGGTCGACGGCGTGCGACTGCCCATCGGCGTGCAGCTCGTCGGGCGGCCGTTCGACGAGGCGGGCATGCTGCGCTTGGCGCGCACGGTCGAGCGCGGGCTGGGGTTCGACGCCCGCAGCCCGCTCGCTTCAAGCATGCAGACTTGA
- a CDS encoding sigma-70 family RNA polymerase sigma factor, whose amino-acid sequence MERQAFEAMALEHLDSVYRLAYHLTRNPERADELVQNVYLRALKSETWEKFEERGGGMRAWLFTIAHNAFYSDLKKQGRRPTPVGEFFEESDGELTPGEAAPAWDLASFDWEQVDESLKAAIEQLKPEFREILLLWGVENLKYREIAEILEVPIGTVMSRLHRARKLVAEALASDPSVAERLGIDRLSGDESRSDDS is encoded by the coding sequence ATGGAACGTCAGGCATTCGAAGCCATGGCCCTGGAACACCTCGATTCGGTGTACCGCCTGGCGTACCACCTGACGCGGAACCCCGAGCGAGCCGACGAGCTGGTCCAGAACGTGTACCTGCGGGCCCTCAAGAGCGAGACGTGGGAGAAGTTCGAGGAGCGCGGCGGCGGCATGCGGGCCTGGCTCTTCACGATCGCCCACAACGCCTTCTACTCGGACCTCAAGAAGCAGGGCCGCCGCCCGACTCCGGTGGGTGAGTTCTTCGAGGAGTCGGACGGCGAGCTGACCCCCGGCGAGGCCGCCCCCGCCTGGGACCTTGCCAGCTTCGACTGGGAGCAGGTCGACGAATCGCTCAAGGCGGCGATCGAGCAGCTCAAGCCGGAGTTTCGCGAGATCCTGCTGCTCTGGGGGGTCGAGAACCTGAAGTACCGCGAGATCGCCGAAATCCTGGAAGTCCCTATCGGTACCGTGATGTCTCGATTGCATCGTGCCCGCAAGCTCGTGGCAGAGGCACTGGCGTCCGATCCATCTGTGGCAGAAAGACTTGGAATTGATCGCTTGTCCGGGGATGAATCCCGCAGCGACGACAGTTAG
- a CDS encoding type II secretion system protein — protein sequence MRKGFTLIELLAVIAIISVLIGILIPTLGSARESARRTACLANLAQIGVGTQLYMDTESDGVLPIVRPFHEGEPGGGSDPSLLDVLSQYLDTPVPRRASPDEEFVLGKNSCYRCPSDNGGKEAPLWASAGTSYEYFPGLVMTATELAFAAESPRIERAVTTAIETQSERGTPLPLLNCAGDWHVLRAGAPARNAVYFPSMRADWLEELEPEDGEALFAEIGRILGIGR from the coding sequence ATGCGGAAGGGATTCACGCTCATCGAGCTGCTGGCGGTCATCGCGATCATCAGCGTGCTCATCGGCATCCTGATTCCCACGCTGGGCAGCGCGCGCGAGAGCGCCCGCCGCACGGCGTGCCTGGCCAACCTCGCCCAGATCGGCGTGGGCACCCAGCTCTACATGGACACCGAGTCCGACGGCGTGCTGCCGATCGTCCGGCCGTTCCACGAGGGCGAGCCGGGCGGCGGCAGTGATCCGAGCCTGCTGGACGTCTTGAGCCAGTACCTCGACACGCCGGTGCCCCGCCGCGCCTCGCCCGACGAAGAGTTCGTGCTGGGCAAGAACTCGTGCTACCGCTGCCCGAGCGACAACGGCGGCAAGGAAGCGCCGCTGTGGGCCAGCGCGGGCACGAGCTACGAGTACTTCCCGGGCCTGGTCATGACCGCGACCGAGCTGGCCTTTGCGGCCGAGAGCCCGCGCATCGAGCGGGCGGTGACGACGGCCATCGAGACCCAGAGCGAGCGGGGCACGCCGCTGCCGCTGCTCAACTGCGCGGGCGATTGGCACGTGCTCCGCGCCGGTGCGCCGGCACGCAACGCCGTGTACTTTCCGTCGATGCGGGCCGACTGGCTCGAAGAACTCGAGCCCGAGGACGGCGAGGCGCTCTTCGCCGAGATTGGTCGCATCCTGGGGATCGGCAGATGA
- the dapA gene encoding 4-hydroxy-tetrahydrodipicolinate synthase, whose translation MPTSHLRDDRFAGAFTAIITPFTPDGRAIDLDRLDAQIARQADQGISGIVVAGTTGESPTLNEHEYRTLVRRCVEVGKSHDLVVVAGTGSNSTAHAVEQQRIAMDLGADAGLSVNPYYNKPTQEGLYAHFATIAESVELPIMLYNIPGRTGVSLAPTTVERLYESPWVVSIKEATGSTDSATDILLRCPGIALLSGDDGMTLPFMAIGGVGCVSVVSNIAPQHTAALCRSALEGDLAAAREHHAALFELARAMFIETNPICVKAAMAMMNLDSGQLRLPMTQPIETTRRLIHEALDRARLLEAATC comes from the coding sequence ATGCCGACCAGCCACCTGAGAGACGATCGATTCGCCGGCGCCTTCACGGCGATCATCACGCCGTTCACGCCGGATGGCCGGGCCATTGACCTGGATCGCCTCGACGCGCAGATCGCGCGGCAGGCCGACCAGGGCATCTCGGGCATCGTCGTCGCCGGAACGACCGGCGAGAGTCCCACGCTCAACGAGCACGAGTATCGCACGCTCGTCCGCCGCTGCGTCGAGGTCGGCAAGAGCCACGACCTGGTCGTCGTTGCCGGCACGGGCAGCAACAGCACGGCCCACGCCGTCGAGCAGCAGCGCATCGCGATGGACCTTGGCGCCGACGCGGGGCTAAGCGTGAATCCGTACTACAACAAGCCCACGCAGGAAGGGCTCTACGCCCACTTTGCGACGATTGCCGAGAGCGTCGAGCTGCCCATCATGCTCTACAACATCCCGGGCCGAACAGGCGTGTCGCTCGCGCCGACGACGGTCGAACGGCTGTACGAGAGCCCCTGGGTCGTGAGCATCAAGGAGGCAACGGGGTCGACCGACTCGGCCACCGACATCCTGCTGCGGTGTCCGGGCATCGCGCTGCTGAGCGGCGACGACGGCATGACCCTGCCGTTCATGGCCATCGGCGGCGTGGGCTGCGTGTCGGTGGTCAGCAACATCGCCCCGCAGCACACGGCCGCGCTGTGCCGGTCGGCGCTCGAGGGCGATCTGGCGGCCGCTCGTGAGCACCATGCGGCGCTCTTCGAGCTTGCCCGCGCCATGTTCATCGAGACCAACCCGATCTGCGTGAAGGCGGCCATGGCGATGATGAACCTCGACAGCGGGCAGCTCCGCCTGCCCATGACCCAGCCCATCGAGACAACGCGCCGATTGATCCACGAGGCGCTCGACCGGGCCCGGTTGCTCGAAGCGGCGACCTGCTGA